The Tubulanus polymorphus chromosome 6, tnTubPoly1.2, whole genome shotgun sequence genome includes a region encoding these proteins:
- the LOC141907044 gene encoding coiled-coil domain-containing protein 97-like codes for MESSGVDMSISDSREMPGLSRAAVVKDSEESSRLSKSDSSMTARESMLSRVASSDAHFKHQQRGEPDLTYAEKYSIAERILVENPARFLSRFERFLVSEDASCFGAVADDYAVAFYLRNIARNSDRGRAAVIAKNRRYKAMQEMDSDSDDGYFGDEQMKFRDPYLFHQMVGRFETSEEAAMKVDKTDLRFSTILMSHLRHVQMNDTFTALKDQEESQTEETESDEDEETELEENDDEEPAQVSSVERARLRAEFKNIMRQRFLDGKDSNFDYSRVDQNPDYDSLELLNIDAEEKYFNGDEEDMNSGADQT; via the exons ATGGAGTCATCAGGTGTCGATATGTCAATCTCAGACTCCCGTGAAATGCCAGGACTCAGTAGAGCAGCAGTAGTCAAGGACTCTGAGGAGTCATCTAGACTCAGTAAATCAGATTCGTCTATGACTGCGAGGGAGTCGATGTTGAGTCGCGTCGCGAGTTCGGATGCGCATTTTAAACACCAGCAGCGAGGTGAACCGGACCTCACGTACGCAGAGAAATACTCGATCGCCGAACGAATCCTCGTCGAGAATCCGGCTCGATTCCTCTCTCGATTCGAACGATTCCTCGTATCCGAGGACGCGTCGTGTTTCGGCGCGGTCGCCGACGACTACGCGGTCGCGTTTTATTTACGAAATATCGCGCGTAATTCGGACCGGGGCCGCGCGGCGGTTATCGCTAAAAACCGGCGGTATAAAGCGATGCAAGAAATGGACTCGGACTCGGATGACGGTTATTTCGGCGACGAGCAGATGAAGTTTCGGGATCCgtatttatttcatcagaTGGTCGGACGGTTCGAGACGAGCGAAGAGGCCGCGATGAAAGTCGATAAAACGGATCTAAGATTCTCGACTATTTTAATGTCTCATCTCAGACATGTTCAGATGAATGACACATTTACCGCACTGAAAGATCAAGAG GAATCACAAACAGAAGAAACTGAAAGCGATGAAGACGAAGAGACTGAATTAGAGGAAAACGATG ATGAAGAACCAGCTCAGGTCAGTTCGGTAGAACGCGCCCGGTTGAGAGCTGAATTCAAGAATATAATGCGTCAAAGATTCCTAGATGGAAAAGACTCAAACTTTGATTACAG TCGCGTTGATCAGAATCCTGATTACGATTCATTAGAATTATTAAACATCGACGctgaagagaaatatttcaacgGAGATGAAGAGGACATGAACAGTGGAGCTGATCAAACGTGA
- the LOC141906833 gene encoding retinoblastoma-binding protein 5 homolog isoform X1 → MNLELLESFGQNYPEDFDGTLDCVSIAVTCTFNKRGTMLAVGCNDGRIVVWDFLTRGIAKIIQSHVHPVCSLSWNRNGQKLLSASTDNTVSVWDVLSGECDKTYRFPSPILKIQFHPRNSNKFLVCPVKHAAVLMDVIDGSTVVPLDDDSDLNIVAAFDRRGQYIYTGNAKGRMLVFETKSMKLMASFRVTTGSSSTTAIKSIEFARRGNCFLVNSADRIIRVYESGEVLACGKNGEPEPIQKLQDLVNKTLWKKCCFSGDGEFICAGSARQHALYIWEKSIGNLVKILHGTKGELLLDVVWHPVRPIIASISSGVVSVWAQNQVENWSAFAPDFKELEENVEYQERESEFDIEDEDKIVEDHKETLEEDEEVDVVDVEPINAFVSSDEENEDDHALLFLPVAPDIDEPEEGWALPEQQSQVRVVRGTPRGELRQVSRVFPAQISHSFSLNGLYFQAAEDANNSASRPDKKRASVDQSPRKKKLKPIDIELPDAPIDEIHPLLNVKKPGEKVPKKPGPKTKSHTTHKASKDSKKRAYKENYY, encoded by the exons aatcGTTTGGTCAAAATTATCCCGAG GATTTTGATGGAACGTTGGATTGCGTCAGTATCGCCGTCACGTGTACTTTCAATAAACGTGGCACGATGCTCGCGGTCGGCTGCAACGACGGACGTATAGTCGTCTGGGATTTCCTAACTCGAGGGATCGCCAAAATCATCCAGTCCCACGTCCATCCGGTTTGCTCACTCAG CTGGAATCGAAATGGTCAGAAACTACTGAGCGCTTCCACTGATAATACCGTATCAGTGTGGGATGTATTATCAGGTGAATGTGATAAGACTTATCGATTTCCGTCACCGATACTGAAAATACAGTTTCACCCGCGTAACAG CAATAAGTTTCTCGTTTGTCCAGTGAAACATGCGGCTGTTCTAATGGATGttatagatggcagcacagtAGTTCCTTTAGACGATGAT TCTGATTTGAATATCGTAGCTGCGTTCGACCGACGCGGACAGTACATCTACACGGGTAATGCTAAAGGCCGGATGCTCGTGTTCGAAACAAAGTCGATGAAATTAATGGCATCGTTCCGCGTGACGACGGGGTCATCGAGTACAACAGctattaaatcaattgagtTTGCTCGTCGTGGCAA TTGTTTCCTGGTGAATTCAGCCGATAGAATTATTCGCGTTTATGAAAGTGGTGAAGTTTTAGCTTGCGGTAAAAATGGCGAACCGGAACCGATACAGAAACTACAGGATCTCGTTAACAA gaCTCTATGGAAGAAGTGTTGTTTCTCCGGAGATGGAGAGTTTATCTGCGCCGGCTCGGCGAGACAACACGCCCTCTATATCTGGGAGAAAAGTATCGGTAATCTAGTGAAAATCCTACACGGTACGAAGGGCGAACTTTTACTCGATGTAGTG tggCATCCAGTTCGACCAATCATTGCTTCCATATCGAGCGGAGTTGTGTCCGTTTGGGCTCAAAATCAAGTT GAGAATTGGAGCGCGTTTGCTCCggattttaaagaattggaggAAAACGTCGAATATCAGGAACGAGAATCCGAATTCGACATCGAAGATGAGGACAAAATAGTGGAGGatcataaag AAACTCTAGAGGAAGATGAAGAAGTCGATGTAGTGGACGTAGAGCCAATAAATGCATTTGTGAGCAG tgatgaggaaaatgaagatgatcaTGCGTTACTATTTTTACCGGTCGCTCCCGATATAGATGAGCCGGAGGAAGGTTGGGCGCTTCCAGAACAACAATCTCAGGTGAGGGTAGTGAGGGGAACTCCGCGAGGGGAACTCCGCCAGGTTTCACGCGTCTTCCCAGCTCAGATATCACACTCATTCTCATTGAAcggtttatattttcaggcaGCAGAAGATGCGAATAATTCGGCCTCGAGACCGGACAAAAAACGAGCTTCGGTCGATCAGAGTCCgcggaaaaaaaaactgaaaccgATCGATATAGAATTACCGGACGCTCCTATCGATG AAATTCACCCGTTGTTGAATGTGAAAAAACCGGGCGAAAAAGTTCCCAAAAAACCGGGACCGAAAACGAAATCACACACGACGCACAAAGCATCGAAGGATTCGAAAAAACGGGCTTACAAAGAGAACTATTACTGA
- the LOC141906833 gene encoding retinoblastoma-binding protein 5-like isoform X2 has protein sequence MLAVGCNDGRIVVWDFLTRGIAKIIQSHVHPVCSLSWNRNGQKLLSASTDNTVSVWDVLSGECDKTYRFPSPILKIQFHPRNSNKFLVCPVKHAAVLMDVIDGSTVVPLDDDSDLNIVAAFDRRGQYIYTGNAKGRMLVFETKSMKLMASFRVTTGSSSTTAIKSIEFARRGNCFLVNSADRIIRVYESGEVLACGKNGEPEPIQKLQDLVNKTLWKKCCFSGDGEFICAGSARQHALYIWEKSIGNLVKILHGTKGELLLDVVWHPVRPIIASISSGVVSVWAQNQVENWSAFAPDFKELEENVEYQERESEFDIEDEDKIVEDHKETLEEDEEVDVVDVEPINAFVSSDEENEDDHALLFLPVAPDIDEPEEGWALPEQQSQAAEDANNSASRPDKKRASVDQSPRKKKLKPIDIELPDAPIDEIHPLLNVKKPGEKVPKKPGPKTKSHTTHKASKDSKKRAYKENYY, from the exons ATGCTCGCGGTCGGCTGCAACGACGGACGTATAGTCGTCTGGGATTTCCTAACTCGAGGGATCGCCAAAATCATCCAGTCCCACGTCCATCCGGTTTGCTCACTCAG CTGGAATCGAAATGGTCAGAAACTACTGAGCGCTTCCACTGATAATACCGTATCAGTGTGGGATGTATTATCAGGTGAATGTGATAAGACTTATCGATTTCCGTCACCGATACTGAAAATACAGTTTCACCCGCGTAACAG CAATAAGTTTCTCGTTTGTCCAGTGAAACATGCGGCTGTTCTAATGGATGttatagatggcagcacagtAGTTCCTTTAGACGATGAT TCTGATTTGAATATCGTAGCTGCGTTCGACCGACGCGGACAGTACATCTACACGGGTAATGCTAAAGGCCGGATGCTCGTGTTCGAAACAAAGTCGATGAAATTAATGGCATCGTTCCGCGTGACGACGGGGTCATCGAGTACAACAGctattaaatcaattgagtTTGCTCGTCGTGGCAA TTGTTTCCTGGTGAATTCAGCCGATAGAATTATTCGCGTTTATGAAAGTGGTGAAGTTTTAGCTTGCGGTAAAAATGGCGAACCGGAACCGATACAGAAACTACAGGATCTCGTTAACAA gaCTCTATGGAAGAAGTGTTGTTTCTCCGGAGATGGAGAGTTTATCTGCGCCGGCTCGGCGAGACAACACGCCCTCTATATCTGGGAGAAAAGTATCGGTAATCTAGTGAAAATCCTACACGGTACGAAGGGCGAACTTTTACTCGATGTAGTG tggCATCCAGTTCGACCAATCATTGCTTCCATATCGAGCGGAGTTGTGTCCGTTTGGGCTCAAAATCAAGTT GAGAATTGGAGCGCGTTTGCTCCggattttaaagaattggaggAAAACGTCGAATATCAGGAACGAGAATCCGAATTCGACATCGAAGATGAGGACAAAATAGTGGAGGatcataaag AAACTCTAGAGGAAGATGAAGAAGTCGATGTAGTGGACGTAGAGCCAATAAATGCATTTGTGAGCAG tgatgaggaaaatgaagatgatcaTGCGTTACTATTTTTACCGGTCGCTCCCGATATAGATGAGCCGGAGGAAGGTTGGGCGCTTCCAGAACAACAATCTCAG gcaGCAGAAGATGCGAATAATTCGGCCTCGAGACCGGACAAAAAACGAGCTTCGGTCGATCAGAGTCCgcggaaaaaaaaactgaaaccgATCGATATAGAATTACCGGACGCTCCTATCGATG AAATTCACCCGTTGTTGAATGTGAAAAAACCGGGCGAAAAAGTTCCCAAAAAACCGGGACCGAAAACGAAATCACACACGACGCACAAAGCATCGAAGGATTCGAAAAAACGGGCTTACAAAGAGAACTATTACTGA